Proteins encoded in a region of the Chelonoidis abingdonii isolate Lonesome George chromosome 2, CheloAbing_2.0, whole genome shotgun sequence genome:
- the LOC142046372 gene encoding kinesin-like protein KIF13A has protein sequence MSETKVKVAVRGPAMTQRELELNTKCIVEMQGNQTVLHPPPSNIKQGDNRRLLVHLKMDEKNQMPY, from the exons ATGTCGGAGACCAAGGTGAAAGTGGCCGTCAGGGGTCCGGCCATGACGCAGAG GG AGCTGGAGTTGAACACCAAATGTATTGTGGAGATGCAAGGGAATCAGACTGTGCTGCACCCTCCCCCTTCAAACATCAAACAGGGAGATAACAG GAGATTACTTGTCCATCTGAAGATGGACGAAAAAAATCAGATGCCCTACTAA